A single genomic interval of Agarivorans aestuarii harbors:
- a CDS encoding YoaK family protein, producing MISKLPRWVEYGTFLLALNAGFINAVGLLGFKHQSVSHLSGTATLLGTGAMSAGFNDLLYLFGVLFSFVMGAAISGYFLRGEALKLGRNYSALLCLEATFLCGASYLLIGDFSYGIYLASAACGLQNALATTYSGAVVRTTHVTGIFTDLGIMLGAVLRGDPFDKRRALLFSLIVLGFILGGTLGAFGFANLAFYSLLIPAGVCLFLALFYSVYVKVISLSQLKPR from the coding sequence GTGATCTCTAAGTTACCTCGCTGGGTTGAGTATGGAACGTTTTTGTTAGCGTTGAACGCGGGTTTTATTAACGCAGTAGGCTTATTGGGATTTAAGCACCAGTCGGTTTCCCATTTGTCTGGAACGGCCACTTTGCTGGGCACGGGAGCAATGAGTGCTGGCTTTAACGACTTGTTATATTTGTTTGGCGTGTTGTTTAGCTTTGTTATGGGCGCTGCAATTTCTGGCTACTTTTTACGGGGTGAAGCGTTAAAGTTGGGGCGTAATTACAGCGCTCTACTTTGCTTAGAGGCAACGTTTCTTTGTGGTGCTAGCTATCTTCTAATCGGTGATTTCTCTTATGGGATCTACTTAGCATCCGCCGCTTGTGGTTTACAAAATGCCTTGGCAACTACCTACAGTGGCGCGGTTGTCCGCACCACTCACGTTACTGGTATATTTACAGATTTGGGGATTATGTTGGGGGCCGTTCTCCGCGGTGACCCGTTTGATAAACGGCGCGCACTGTTGTTCTCACTCATTGTTTTGGGTTTTATACTCGGCGGCACTTTAGGGGCATTTGGCTTTGCTAACTTGGCGTTTTACTCTTTATTGATACCAGCTGGAGTATGTTTGTTTTTGGCGCTGTTCTACTCGGTTTATGTAAAAGTCATTAGTTTATCCCAGCTTAAACCGAGATAG
- a CDS encoding L-lactate dehydrogenase, with protein sequence MEHRTRSVGIVGVGNVGVAGAYALYLREACEELVLVDMNKARAEGEALDLMHGQGLTGRMQVSAGEFSDLARCQVIVVTAGVGQKSGESRLELLENNAKVFKSIAEQLDRYAPSAIVVVASNPVDVLTFMLQELSQRPKHRIIGTGTMLDTSRLKTLLGEIYQVDPQSVHGYILGEHGDSELAAWSTVSIGGLAIQGQTVFGISYSASRLEELAESVKQAAYKIIEGKSYTNLAIGVVIARLVEAILDDSKTVLPVSVRLSGEYQLSNVALSLPACIGLKGVEKLIELPLESDELAALQKSGETMRESLSKIGF encoded by the coding sequence ATGGAACATCGAACACGCAGTGTGGGCATTGTAGGTGTAGGCAATGTTGGTGTAGCAGGAGCTTACGCTCTGTATTTACGTGAAGCTTGTGAAGAACTGGTTTTGGTGGATATGAATAAGGCGAGGGCAGAAGGGGAAGCCTTAGATTTAATGCATGGGCAGGGATTAACCGGCAGGATGCAAGTGAGTGCGGGTGAGTTCTCCGACTTGGCCCGATGCCAAGTTATTGTTGTTACCGCTGGAGTGGGACAAAAATCGGGCGAGAGCCGCTTAGAGCTATTAGAAAACAATGCCAAGGTATTTAAATCCATTGCCGAACAACTTGACCGCTATGCGCCTAGCGCCATAGTGGTGGTGGCCAGTAATCCGGTAGATGTATTAACGTTTATGTTGCAGGAGCTGAGTCAGCGCCCTAAACATCGGATTATTGGTACCGGCACTATGCTAGATACTTCACGTTTAAAAACGTTATTGGGCGAAATCTATCAAGTCGATCCGCAATCGGTGCATGGTTACATTTTGGGTGAGCATGGCGATTCGGAGTTGGCGGCATGGTCAACGGTGAGCATTGGAGGCTTAGCTATTCAAGGACAAACGGTATTTGGCATAAGCTATTCTGCAAGCCGTTTAGAAGAGCTAGCCGAGAGTGTTAAGCAAGCCGCTTATAAAATTATTGAAGGGAAGAGCTATACCAACTTGGCAATAGGAGTAGTGATTGCACGTTTGGTCGAAGCGATATTGGATGACAGCAAAACCGTATTGCCAGTATCGGTGCGTTTAAGTGGCGAATACCAACTTAGCAATGTAGCCCTTAGTTTACCGGCGTGTATTGGCTTAAAAGGGGTTGAGAAATTGATTGAGCTACCACTTGAAAGTGATGAGTTAGCTGCTCTGCAGAAATCAGGTGAAACGATGCGAGAAAGCTTGAGCAAGATTGGATTTTAG
- a CDS encoding protein disulfide oxidoreductase, producing the protein MLSKLWSVFKQLITMVLFVTVVGIGVDFWRSQDLPEGELPNLSAVTLGGEAIDLKELSKDEPVLIYFWGSWCGVCNFVSPAVNTMAKHFNVVTVALRSGEQTKVQAYLTHHEYQFPVINDPQANLGGQWGISVTPTLMVVKNGELKHYTAGFTTLPGMWWRMLMA; encoded by the coding sequence ATGTTAAGTAAGTTATGGTCTGTTTTTAAGCAACTCATCACCATGGTGCTTTTTGTCACTGTGGTAGGCATTGGTGTAGATTTCTGGCGCTCACAAGATTTACCAGAAGGTGAGTTGCCCAACTTAAGCGCAGTTACTCTAGGCGGTGAGGCAATAGATCTAAAGGAGCTAAGCAAAGATGAACCAGTATTGATTTACTTTTGGGGATCTTGGTGTGGCGTATGTAACTTTGTGAGCCCAGCGGTAAACACCATGGCTAAGCACTTCAATGTTGTGACAGTTGCATTACGTTCTGGCGAGCAAACCAAAGTACAGGCTTATTTAACACATCATGAGTACCAATTCCCAGTAATTAACGATCCGCAGGCCAACTTGGGCGGGCAGTGGGGCATTTCGGTAACGCCAACCTTGATGGTGGTTAAAAATGGAGAGCTAAAACACTATACCGCGGGTTTTACCACCTTACCGGGTATGTGGTGGCGGATGCTAATGGCATAA
- a CDS encoding substrate-binding periplasmic protein, with translation MRSYFYCFVYVCKTIIVFALLAQPTKAAELVTLSSGEWPPFTSKSLAHQGFYSEIVRQAFALEDYEVQYQFLPWARAYMYVEQGKVDGSLTWAKTTSKEKAVLFSEPVFWHNKVFFHLSQQPFNWHNIDSLKQLTIGATEQYTYGYAFDLAAEKSELKVEYVSSDLLNLKKLLVGRIDIFPSDIHVGYQLIKQHFPAEKAALFTHHPQSVQQTYTHVIFSKNNQQRSKQLLAAFNRGLQKLKQSGAYQQIIDDAALLEHN, from the coding sequence GTGCGCAGCTATTTTTATTGCTTTGTTTATGTTTGCAAAACCATCATTGTGTTTGCATTGTTAGCCCAGCCTACAAAAGCTGCCGAGCTCGTTACCCTTTCTAGTGGAGAGTGGCCCCCTTTTACGTCTAAGTCTTTAGCACATCAAGGTTTCTACTCTGAAATAGTTCGTCAAGCTTTTGCCCTAGAAGATTATGAAGTGCAATATCAATTCTTACCTTGGGCTAGAGCCTATATGTATGTTGAACAGGGCAAGGTAGATGGCTCTTTAACATGGGCAAAAACCACCAGTAAAGAAAAAGCAGTGCTATTTAGTGAGCCGGTCTTTTGGCACAACAAAGTGTTTTTTCACTTAAGCCAGCAGCCCTTTAATTGGCACAATATAGACAGTTTAAAACAGCTAACAATAGGTGCAACAGAGCAATATACTTACGGCTATGCCTTTGATCTAGCAGCTGAAAAAAGTGAATTAAAAGTAGAGTATGTTTCTTCTGATTTACTAAACCTTAAGAAACTTCTCGTCGGTAGAATTGACATATTCCCTTCCGATATTCATGTTGGCTATCAATTAATCAAGCAGCACTTTCCTGCAGAAAAAGCGGCTCTATTCACCCATCATCCTCAATCGGTGCAACAAACTTATACTCATGTGATTTTTTCAAAGAACAACCAACAACGTAGTAAACAATTGTTGGCTGCTTTTAATCGTGGACTTCAGAAACTAAAGCAATCTGGTGCTTATCAACAAATTATTGATGATGCAGCCTTACTTGAGCACAACTAA
- a CDS encoding dihydrofolate reductase family protein has translation MSNIVYIALSLDGYIADKEGDIAWLESVANPDGGDLGFGEFMAGIDALVMGRNTFEKVVSFGIDWPYNKPVMLLSNSLKQLPKGFTGDVHIVNGELEQLVTSLNQQGYHNLYIDGGITIQQFLAKDLIDELILTRFPILLGGGAPLFGELLQSQSFKHKQTKVLLNELVQSHYVRA, from the coding sequence ATGTCGAATATCGTATATATCGCCCTAAGCCTTGATGGCTATATCGCCGACAAAGAGGGAGATATAGCTTGGCTAGAAAGTGTTGCGAACCCCGATGGTGGAGACTTAGGCTTCGGCGAGTTTATGGCGGGTATTGACGCTTTAGTTATGGGGCGAAATACCTTTGAAAAGGTAGTGAGCTTTGGCATTGATTGGCCCTACAACAAACCGGTAATGCTGCTGAGTAACAGCCTAAAGCAATTGCCAAAAGGCTTTACTGGCGATGTACACATTGTAAATGGCGAGCTTGAGCAGCTGGTAACATCGCTCAACCAACAGGGCTACCATAATCTATACATTGATGGCGGCATTACCATTCAACAATTTTTGGCAAAAGATCTGATTGATGAACTTATTCTTACTCGTTTCCCTATTTTGTTAGGCGGCGGAGCGCCGTTATTCGGGGAGCTACTGCAAAGCCAAAGCTTTAAACACAAGCAAACCAAGGTCTTGCTAAATGAGCTAGTACAAAGCCACTATGTGCGTGCTTAA
- a CDS encoding RHS repeat-associated core domain-containing protein, whose protein sequence is MILGENSILARYGSVNDISHAYTNRGYTGHEMLAGVGLIHMNGRIYDADIGRFLQADPHVQAPNNAQNYNRYSYALNNPMSYTDPSGYFFSGLKKFFKKYWRSIVAAVVAVVSYGYASGWAMSWGFTSTTIISGSIAATSTTMSFGGYVVAGAIAGATSGFVATGTLRGAAYGALSGAVFGGIGASFRGSSGLLQRGGAGHVSAHAAAGGVLSKLQGGNFGHGFLSAGVMKGVGMYNASKVQNVMGSTLIQAAVGGTLSRITGGKFANGAVTSAIQYVVNEASNVSEAIKKNYISRTANGRIHAINVHKCASADCLLYNANWNSNDSAVVDYINDRARDIITDLGNVVSKASIFFPTSAVLYGTSLALGVEQAVYDQNYSGLAGYIFGWKYTTILQGAGVAKPLAGSAANVVADTISTNTNIDFSPED, encoded by the coding sequence ATGATCCTTGGGGAAAACAGTATTTTGGCTCGTTATGGCAGTGTAAATGATATTAGTCACGCGTATACCAACCGCGGATATACTGGCCACGAAATGCTCGCAGGCGTTGGACTTATTCATATGAATGGCCGTATTTACGATGCCGACATTGGCCGTTTTTTGCAGGCCGACCCGCACGTTCAAGCGCCAAACAATGCACAAAACTATAACCGTTATAGTTATGCGCTTAATAACCCCATGAGCTATACCGACCCCAGTGGCTATTTCTTTAGTGGCTTGAAGAAGTTCTTTAAGAAATACTGGAGGTCGATTGTTGCGGCTGTTGTGGCTGTTGTAAGTTATGGCTATGCCAGTGGTTGGGCAATGAGCTGGGGCTTTACTTCCACAACCATTATCAGTGGCTCTATTGCGGCAACCTCTACCACTATGTCATTTGGTGGATATGTAGTAGCTGGTGCCATAGCAGGTGCAACTTCGGGGTTCGTAGCCACCGGAACGCTTAGAGGGGCTGCATATGGTGCTCTATCTGGCGCAGTATTTGGTGGTATTGGGGCTTCGTTTAGAGGGAGTAGTGGCTTACTACAGCGAGGTGGTGCGGGGCATGTTAGTGCACACGCTGCTGCGGGTGGGGTGTTGTCTAAGCTGCAAGGTGGAAACTTTGGGCATGGCTTTTTGAGTGCAGGCGTGATGAAGGGCGTTGGTATGTACAATGCCAGCAAAGTTCAAAATGTCATGGGAAGTACTTTGATACAAGCAGCTGTAGGTGGAACGCTGTCTCGAATCACCGGCGGTAAGTTTGCAAATGGGGCAGTGACGAGCGCTATTCAGTATGTCGTTAATGAAGCGTCAAATGTAAGTGAAGCCATTAAGAAAAACTATATTAGCCGAACGGCAAATGGCCGAATTCATGCTATTAATGTACATAAATGCGCAAGTGCAGATTGTCTTTTGTACAATGCGAATTGGAATTCTAATGACTCAGCAGTTGTTGATTATATCAACGATAGGGCTAGAGACATAATAACCGATTTGGGGAATGTCGTATCTAAGGCTTCAATTTTTTTCCCTACCTCCGCAGTTTTATATGGGACATCATTAGCGCTAGGAGTAGAACAGGCTGTATATGATCAAAATTATTCTGGCTTGGCTGGTTATATATTTGGCTGGAAGTACACAACTATTTTACAAGGTGCTGGTGTAGCAAAACCTTTAGCTGGTAGCGCTGCTAATGTTGTAGCAGATACCATTTCGACAAATACGAATATAGACTTTTCTCCTGAGGATTAA
- a CDS encoding protein-disulfide reductase DsbD family protein: MILKNLLPWLLLLSLTPSLALSQSTGWLTHQQHPPAQVRLMLTGEFNQQTKLLPAVLQVKLEDDWKTYWRSPGEGGVAPSIRWDEASSVQSLEWLWPRPERFSLLGLQTFGYQQAVDFPMLLRVDSSSHAGRISGVLTLSTCTNVCVLTDYPFTVDVDLPTLRPDSEAMYLYNKAKMAVPLLAEAGASDFVWDETKQQLQVTLRGEHQWQLPQLVVDGDPETTFKLLNLSLQPKQVSAVFSAENWLAPPMLTDKVLHLTIFDKQQAVEYQSKVVAGQVSVEAIAWPKLLVFALLGGLILNIMPCVLPVLGMKLSSVIAAASVDQGRIRCQFLASAAGIVVSFWILAGFVMLLKVSGQAVGWGIQFQQPWFIGFMVLVTALFALNMLGAFEISLPASWQTRLATSGGNSYGGHFLQGMFATLLATPCSAPFLGTAVAFALGAEPLSLISIFSALALGMALPWLLVAAFPRLAKALPKPGKWMKQVKLVFALMLLATCLWLLSLLANFLSGVGVLLVTAVVVLTFVWLLLKQYGAKALLISFSALMLLGGGVALVGAMTSERWAKVLPSDLVWQPLQQSNIAEQVAQGKVVLVDVTADWCITCKANKVGVLLQDPTYSRLKLDTVHLVKGDWTKPSSEVSAFLQRYQRFGVPFNIVYGPAAPNGIALPVILSHQVIEQALAQAAGDASLFQD; this comes from the coding sequence ATGATATTGAAAAATTTATTACCTTGGCTGTTGTTATTGAGCTTAACGCCGAGCTTGGCGCTTAGCCAAAGCACGGGCTGGTTAACTCATCAACAACACCCACCTGCGCAAGTTCGGCTTATGCTTACTGGTGAGTTTAATCAGCAAACCAAGCTTTTGCCTGCTGTGTTGCAAGTGAAGTTAGAAGACGATTGGAAAACCTACTGGCGCTCGCCAGGAGAAGGCGGCGTTGCGCCCAGTATTCGTTGGGATGAGGCAAGCAGCGTTCAATCACTTGAATGGTTATGGCCGAGGCCCGAGCGTTTTTCATTGCTGGGTTTGCAAACCTTTGGCTACCAACAAGCGGTCGATTTTCCAATGTTGCTAAGAGTTGATTCTAGCTCTCATGCTGGCCGTATAAGCGGGGTATTAACCCTATCTACTTGCACCAATGTTTGTGTTCTCACCGATTACCCTTTTACCGTTGATGTGGACTTACCAACGCTGCGCCCAGACAGTGAAGCGATGTATTTATACAACAAAGCAAAAATGGCGGTACCGCTACTCGCTGAAGCAGGCGCTAGTGACTTTGTATGGGATGAAACCAAGCAGCAATTGCAGGTAACACTGCGTGGTGAACATCAATGGCAGTTGCCGCAACTAGTGGTAGATGGTGACCCTGAAACCACATTTAAACTGCTTAATTTGAGCCTACAGCCTAAGCAAGTAAGCGCGGTTTTTAGCGCTGAAAACTGGTTAGCGCCCCCCATGCTCACCGACAAGGTATTGCACTTAACTATATTTGATAAGCAGCAGGCTGTTGAGTACCAAAGTAAGGTTGTTGCTGGGCAGGTAAGTGTAGAAGCAATCGCTTGGCCTAAGCTATTAGTGTTTGCACTATTGGGTGGTTTAATCCTCAATATTATGCCTTGTGTACTTCCTGTATTAGGCATGAAGCTTAGCTCGGTGATTGCTGCCGCTAGTGTCGACCAAGGGCGAATTCGCTGCCAATTTTTAGCATCAGCTGCAGGCATTGTTGTGTCATTTTGGATCTTGGCTGGCTTTGTTATGTTGCTTAAAGTTAGTGGCCAGGCTGTAGGGTGGGGGATTCAATTTCAACAACCTTGGTTTATCGGCTTTATGGTGCTGGTAACTGCGTTGTTTGCGCTAAATATGTTGGGGGCGTTTGAAATAAGCCTGCCGGCTTCTTGGCAAACGCGTTTAGCAACCAGCGGTGGAAATAGCTATGGCGGGCACTTTTTACAGGGGATGTTTGCCACTCTATTAGCGACGCCCTGTAGTGCGCCATTTTTGGGAACCGCGGTGGCGTTCGCTCTGGGAGCAGAACCCTTATCTCTAATCAGCATCTTTAGCGCATTAGCGCTTGGCATGGCTTTGCCTTGGCTGTTAGTAGCGGCATTTCCTAGATTAGCAAAAGCTTTACCCAAACCCGGTAAATGGATGAAGCAAGTAAAGCTGGTTTTTGCTCTGATGTTGCTGGCAACTTGCCTATGGCTGTTAAGTTTACTGGCCAATTTTTTATCTGGTGTTGGGGTGTTACTTGTAACTGCCGTGGTAGTGCTGACCTTTGTTTGGTTACTGCTTAAACAATACGGCGCTAAAGCATTGCTGATAAGTTTTAGTGCCTTGATGTTGCTTGGTGGCGGCGTTGCATTAGTGGGCGCAATGACGAGTGAGCGCTGGGCAAAAGTATTGCCTAGTGACTTAGTTTGGCAGCCTCTCCAACAAAGCAACATTGCCGAGCAAGTGGCGCAAGGTAAAGTGGTGTTGGTTGATGTGACTGCTGATTGGTGCATTACCTGTAAGGCAAATAAAGTGGGGGTGCTGCTTCAAGACCCAACATACAGCCGGCTAAAGCTAGACACCGTGCATTTAGTTAAAGGTGATTGGACTAAGCCCTCTAGTGAGGTGAGTGCCTTCTTACAACGTTACCAGCGTTTTGGCGTGCCGTTTAATATTGTCTATGGCCCTGCCGCGCCAAATGGTATCGCTCTCCCCGTTATCTTAAGCCATCAGGTGATTGAGCAAGCACTTGCTCAAGCTGCCGGTGATGCATCTCTTTTTCAGGATTAA
- a CDS encoding glutathione S-transferase: MSTILYSFRRCPYAMRARLAIAVSQTPVKLREIVLKHKPPEMLEISPKGTVPVLQLANGQVIEESFEIMLWALKQNDPKAWLSPNYQKMLDWVQRNDEQFKPLLDKYKYAVRFPEQSPEDYRQQGETFLQALEQQISRTPYLMGEQQSLADMALLPFIRQFASVDLRWFEQAPYPHLQAWLKQFIDSALFRSIMQKHPTWLESASEIDFP; the protein is encoded by the coding sequence ATGTCCACTATTTTGTATTCTTTTCGCCGCTGCCCCTATGCCATGCGAGCGCGGTTAGCTATTGCAGTTAGCCAAACACCAGTAAAACTACGCGAAATAGTCCTCAAACATAAGCCGCCAGAAATGCTGGAAATATCCCCCAAAGGCACCGTTCCTGTTTTGCAATTAGCCAATGGTCAAGTCATCGAAGAAAGCTTTGAGATAATGCTTTGGGCACTTAAACAAAACGATCCTAAGGCTTGGCTCTCCCCTAATTACCAGAAGATGCTGGATTGGGTGCAGCGCAATGATGAGCAATTTAAGCCTTTATTAGATAAGTATAAATACGCAGTGCGTTTTCCAGAGCAAAGCCCAGAAGACTACCGCCAACAAGGTGAGACATTTTTGCAAGCGCTTGAACAACAGATTAGCCGCACTCCTTACCTAATGGGCGAGCAGCAGAGCCTAGCAGATATGGCACTGCTGCCTTTTATTCGTCAATTTGCTTCGGTCGATCTAAGGTGGTTTGAGCAAGCACCCTATCCGCATTTGCAGGCGTGGTTAAAGCAGTTTATCGACTCAGCATTGTTTCGCTCAATTATGCAAAAACATCCCACTTGGCTAGAAAGCGCCAGTGAAATCGATTTTCCTTAA